The Blattabacterium cuenoti genomic sequence TTATGATTTTTCTATTTCTATTCCCATAGATCTTGCACTACCAGAAACCATAGATATGGCAGATTCAATTGAATAACAATTCAAATCTTCCATTTTATTTTTCGCAATCATCTCTACTTCAGAGATGCTTATTTTTCCTATTTTTGATCTGTTTGATTCTTTGGATCCTTTTTCTTTTTTCATGATATTTAATAATTGAGTAGAAACCGGAGGTTTTTTTATTATGAAAGAAAATGATTTATCTTCATATACAGTTATTATAACAGGACACATTTCTCCTTTTTTTTCTTGAGTACGAGAATTGTATTGTTTACAAAATTCCATTATATTGACTCCTGAACTTCCTAAAATAGGACCAACTGGTGGAGCAGGAGTAGCTTTTCCTCCATTTATTTTTTGAATTTTAATTTTTTTTATTATTTTTTTATTATGATGCATGATTCTATTTTAAATTTTTTCTATTTGCGTAAAATTTAATTCCAATGGAGTCCTCCTTCCAAAAATTAAAACAGCTAATTCTAATTTTCTTTTTTCTTCATTAATTTTTTCAATTGTTCCATTAAAACCAGAGAAAGGACCATCTATTACTTTAATTGTTTCTCCAACTACAAAAGGAATACTAATATTTTCATAACTTTCAGAAAGTTGATCCATTTTTCCCAACATTTTATTAACTTCCTCTTTTCTCATTGGAATAGGAATAGCAGCTACTCCTTTCCCTTCACTTAAAAAATTAATAACTCCAGGAACATTTTTAATTGCATGAACTGCTTCTCCTTCCAAATTAGCTTCTACCATAACGTATCCTGGATAATGAACTTTCTCTCTATGAATTTTTTTACCTTTTCTCATCTGTATAACTTTTTCAATAGGGACCAAGACCTTTCCTACATATTCTTGAAATCCATTATCCCTAATTTCATTTTCGATATATAATTTTACTTTGTTTTCTTGTCCACTAATAGTTTTAATAACATACCATTTTTTTTCCAAATCACTCATATAACTTTTTATATAGAAAAAAACTTCTTAATTAAAAAAATAAAAAAAATATCTACACCATATAAAAATATGGATAGAAATATAGAAAAGAAAGAAACTATCATTGTTATTACTTGCAAATCTTCCCATTTAGTCCATGTTATACGATAAAAAAATTCATTATAAATTTCCAAAAAAAAATTTTTTTTTTCATAAAATTCTAAAATAATACATACATCATAATACAATTTTTTCAAAAATCATGGCACGGACGGTAAGGATCGAACTTACGACCTTCGGTTTTGGAGACCGATGCTCTACCAACTGAGCTACATCCGTATCAAAAATATGGATATTAATCTATTACACTAATAACTTGACCAGCTCCTACAGTTTTTCCTCCTTCACGAATAGCAAATCGCAAATTTTCACTTAATGCAACAGGATGATGTAATTCAACATCCATAGAGACATTGTCTCCTGGCATAACCATTTCTACTCCTTTTGGTAAATGAATTTCCCCTGTAACATCTGTTGTTCTCAAATAAAATTGAGGACGATATTTATTATGGAACGGTGTATGTCTTCCTCCTTCTTCTTTTGTGAGAATGTATACTTTAGATTTAAATTTTTTGTGAGGTTTTATGGATCCTGGTTTTCCAATAACCATTCCTCTTCGAATATCTTTTTTCTCTACTCCACGTAATAAAAGACCAACATTATCTCCAGATTGTCCTCTATCCAGAATTTTTCTGAACATTTCAACACCTGTAACAGTAGAAGATAGTTTTTTATCTGCCATTCCTATAATATCCACTAAATCTCCTGTATTAATAATACCGTTTTCTATACGACCAGTTGCTACTGTTCCTCTTCCAGTTATGGTAAAAACATCTTCTACTGGCATTAAAAATGGTTTATCCATTTCACGAACAGGTTCAGGAATATAATTATCTAATATCTTCATAAGATCTTTAATCTTTTCAATCCACTTTTTATCTCCATTTAAAGCACCCAAAGCGGATCCTTGTATTATCGGAATATTTTCTCCATCATATTCATATTTAGAAAGTAATTCTCTAATTTCCATTTCTACTAACTCCAATAATTCAGGATCATCTACTTGATCTACTTTATTCATAAATACTACTATTTTAGGGACTCCTACCTGACGAGACAACAATATATGCTCTCTAGTTTGAGGCATAGGCCCATCTGTAGCTGCTACAACTAAAATAGCTCCATCCATTTGAGCGGCTCCTGTGATCATATTTTTCACGTAATCTGCATGTCCAGGGCAATCTACATGAGCATAATGTCGTTTCATTGTTTCATATTCTACATGAGATGTATTAATTGTAATTCCTCTAGCTTTTTCCTCAGGAGCATTATCTATCGATTCAAAACTTTTTTCTTCTGCTAATCCTATTTCTGATAATACTTTTGTAATAGCAGCAGTTAAAGTAGTTTTTCCATGATCAACATGACCGGTTGTTCCTATATTTAAATGTGGTTTATCTCGTTTAAATTTTTCTTTTGCCATGATAAAATTATTAAAAATTTAGTTCAAGAAAAAAGCCAACGGCGGGAATTGAACCCGTAACCTCTTCCTTACCAAGGAAGTGCTCTACCACTGAGCTACATTGGCTATAATTCTATCTTAGAGCGGAAGACGGGATTTGAACCCGCGACATTCAGCTTGGAAGGCTGATGCTCTACCAACTGAGCTACTTCCGCTTAAAAATGGGGAGAGCAGGATTCGAACCTGCGAAGATCGAAGATCAACAGATTTACAGTCTGTCCTCGTTAACCAGACTTGAGTACCTCCCCTATAAAAGAGCCGGTAGAGGGATTCGAACCCACGACCCCGAGATTACAAATCACGTGCTCTGACCAACTGAGCTATACCGGCAAATCAAATTTATTCGTAACAATGAAAATCAGGCTAGTACAAATCTATAGAGATTTTTATAATTCTCAAAAAAATAATAAATATCACAAAATTTTTATATTTCTAATTCTTCTTTTAAACAGTAAAAATAAAATAACACCAAAAAATATAGAAATATCGGATACGTTAAAAACTGGTTTAAAAAATTGGAAATGAAAATTTCCAAAAAAAGGTATCCACTCAGGAAAATGAATATCTATTATAGGAAAATAAAACATATCTACTACACATCCTTTCATAAAGGATGCATATCCACTATTATAATTTATTTTAGATATTCCTAGGTAAGGGATCCATTTTTGATATTCTTCCCTATAAATTGTTCCTTTATCAAATAAACATCCATATAAAGCACTATCCATAAAATTACCAATAGCTCCTGATAAAATAAAACTAGTAGGAATTGTTAAATAATTAGAAGATCCTTTTTTGACATTCTTATAAAGAAAAAAAGATATTAATAACACTAAAAAAAGACGTAAAATACTTAATAATATTTTTCCAAAATATCCATTTCCAAAATGAACCCCATAAACCATTCCAGGATTCTCCACAAAAAAAATCCAAAAAAAGGAAAATATTGGAAATCCACTTCCTAATTCAAAATGAGTTTTAATATAAATTTTTAAGGTTTGGTCTATCAATAAAATGGATAAAACAATTAAAAAATTTTTTTTCAAAAAATAAAATTTAGTTATTTTTTTCCACAAGCATTTTTCCTTCTATACTCAAAGTAGTATGAGGAACAGCCATAAGACGAGCTTTAGGAATTAACTTATTTGTAATTCTACAAATTCCATAATCTTCATTCTCTACTCTTATCAAAGCAGAATTCAAACTGTTTATAAATCTTTGTAAATGTTCTAAAATTTGAGCATTCTGTTCTTTACTTAAGGTTTCTGATCCTTCTTCAAAAGCTTTAAAAGTAGGATAGGTATCATCTGTTCCATTATTCTGACTATTGGAAAAAGAATTTTTAAGAATCGATAAATCTTTCTTAGCTTTTTTCAATTTTTCAAGTATAAGTTTACGAAACTCCTTTCTTTCTTCCATAGAATACCTTTGTTTCCCTTTTACTTTCATTTCTTATTTTATATATTTTCGACTTTACGAATTTGTATATATAGCATCAATTTTTCTTCAAAATTTTCCACAAAAAAAAATTCCATTTCTTCTTTTTTCATATTTTCCTCTTGGAAAGAAACATCAACAGAAACAGAAAGAGTTTCTTTACAAAGGAAATCTTTGTTTTTTTGTATAATAGATTGAATATATTGTATGTTCTGAACACTTTTTACGTATAGA encodes the following:
- the rplK gene encoding 50S ribosomal protein L11 gives rise to the protein MHHNKKIIKKIKIQKINGGKATPAPPVGPILGSSGVNIMEFCKQYNSRTQEKKGEMCPVIITVYEDKSFSFIIKKPPVSTQLLNIMKKEKGSKESNRSKIGKISISEVEMIAKNKMEDLNCYSIESAISMVSGSARSMGIEIEKS
- the nusG gene encoding transcription termination/antitermination protein NusG, coding for MSDLEKKWYVIKTISGQENKVKLYIENEIRDNGFQEYVGKVLVPIEKVIQMRKGKKIHREKVHYPGYVMVEANLEGEAVHAIKNVPGVINFLSEGKGVAAIPIPMRKEEVNKMLGKMDQLSESYENISIPFVVGETIKVIDGPFSGFNGTIEKINEEKRKLELAVLIFGRRTPLELNFTQIEKI
- a CDS encoding preprotein translocase subunit SecE yields the protein MKKLYYDVCIILEFYEKKNFFLEIYNEFFYRITWTKWEDLQVITMIVSFFSIFLSIFLYGVDIFFIFLIKKFFSI
- the tuf gene encoding elongation factor Tu; the encoded protein is MAKEKFKRDKPHLNIGTTGHVDHGKTTLTAAITKVLSEIGLAEEKSFESIDNAPEEKARGITINTSHVEYETMKRHYAHVDCPGHADYVKNMITGAAQMDGAILVVAATDGPMPQTREHILLSRQVGVPKIVVFMNKVDQVDDPELLELVEMEIRELLSKYEYDGENIPIIQGSALGALNGDKKWIEKIKDLMKILDNYIPEPVREMDKPFLMPVEDVFTITGRGTVATGRIENGIINTGDLVDIIGMADKKLSSTVTGVEMFRKILDRGQSGDNVGLLLRGVEKKDIRRGMVIGKPGSIKPHKKFKSKVYILTKEEGGRHTPFHNKYRPQFYLRTTDVTGEIHLPKGVEMVMPGDNVSMDVELHHPVALSENLRFAIREGGKTVGAGQVISVID
- a CDS encoding lipoprotein signal peptidase; the encoded protein is MKKNFLIVLSILLIDQTLKIYIKTHFELGSGFPIFSFFWIFFVENPGMVYGVHFGNGYFGKILLSILRLFLVLLISFFLYKNVKKGSSNYLTIPTSFILSGAIGNFMDSALYGCLFDKGTIYREEYQKWIPYLGISKINYNSGYASFMKGCVVDMFYFPIIDIHFPEWIPFFGNFHFQFFKPVFNVSDISIFFGVILFLLFKRRIRNIKIL
- a CDS encoding TraR/DksA family transcriptional regulator, producing the protein MKVKGKQRYSMEERKEFRKLILEKLKKAKKDLSILKNSFSNSQNNGTDDTYPTFKAFEEGSETLSKEQNAQILEHLQRFINSLNSALIRVENEDYGICRITNKLIPKARLMAVPHTTLSIEGKMLVEKNN